The DNA sequence AGCTCCGATAGCCAGGGGACCATCACGCTCACATTTCCCGTGGGAACGGACATCGATGCCGCTCTCCTGAGGGTCTCCAACCGATTGCAGCAAGTCCCGTCCTATCCGAGCGATGCAGAGAAGCCCATCATCACGAGCGTCGGCTTCGCCGAGAACGCCGTCGCCTGGTTCATGCTCGTCCCGACGGAAGAGAATGGCTACGACGGAGACATCTCGACCCTCTACGACTTCATGGACGAGACCGTCAAGCCTGCCCTCGAACGGGTTCCGGGCATCGGCCTCGCGAACATCTTTGGCGGCAGAGAGCGTGAGCTTCAGGTCATCGTCGACCCGGCGAAGCTCGCCGCGCGCCGCATTGGCTGGACGGAGCTCGGCAGCGCGCTCGAGCGCGAGAACCGCAATTACAGCGGGGGCGACTTCGACGAGGGAAAGAGACGTTACGTCGTCCGCACCATCGGTGAGTACGCCTCGCCTAGCGAGGTCGAGAACATCGTCGTGGCCGTTCGCGACGGAGTACCCGTATACGTCCGCGACGTGGCCCGGGCGGAAATTGGATTTCGCAAACCCGCGGCCAAGGTCTTTACTCGTGGCCAGCAAGTCATTGCCATCAACGCGATCCGCGAGACGGGCTCGAACGTGCTCGAGGTCATGGAGGGACTCAGAGACGCCGTCGACCGTCTGAACAACGATCTCCTTGGGGCTCGAGGGCTTCGGCTCGTTCAAGTGTACGACGAGACCGAGTACGTGGAGAGTGCCATCACGCTCGTGCAGCAGAGTCTGGTCGTGGGCGGCATCCTGGCGATCGTGGTTTTGCTGCTCTATCTGAGAAGCGGCTCGAGCACGCTCGTGATCGCGGTCGCCATTCCGATCAGCGTTATTGGCACCTTCCTCATGATGTACGCCTTTGGCCGCACGGTGAACGTGATCAGCCTGGCGGGAATGGCCTTCGCCGTGGGTATGGTGGTGGACAACTCCATCGTGGTGCTGGAGAACATCTACCGCCACCGACAAATGGGCAAACCGCTCTTCAGCGCGGCCTACGACGGCGCCCGGGAGGTGTGGGGCGCCGTTCTCGCGAGCACTTTGACGACCATCGCGGTGTTCGTTCCGGTGATCTTCATCCAGGAAGAGGTAGGGCAGCTCTTCGGTGACATCGCCCTCGCCATAAGCTGTGCCGTCGCTCTGAGCCTGGTCGTCTCGATCACGGTTATTCCCAGCCTTTCCGCGAGAATCCTGCGGACGGCGACGAGCAACCGCCGCGCGCCGGGGCGCTTCGGCCGGCTGCTCTCCAAGGCGGGCCGATTCGCCGATCTCGTGAGTGGCATGGTCGCCTGGATCAACGCGTCGATCCCGAGGCGACTCGCGATCGTCTCGGGGTTCCTCATCGTCGCCGTCGGCGGAAGCTTGCTCCTCATGCCGAAGACGGAATATCTCCCGGTGGGTAACAACAACTTTCTGTTCGGCATCATGCTGCCTCCCCCGGGCTACAACCTGGACGAGGTGTCGGCCCTCCGATCCTTGTACGAGCAGGACCTCAAGGCGCTGTGGGAGTCGGAGCCCGGCTCACCCGAAGCCCGCCAGCAGCCGGGCGGCGGAATCGGGGGTTTCTTCTTCGTCACACTCCACAACCAGGCGTTCATCGGCGTCAGAGCGCGGGATCCTCTGCGCACCCGCGAGCTCATCCCACTGATGATGAGCCTTAACCAGAAGCTTCCCGGGGCGATCGTCGTGGTGAATCAGAGAAGCATCTTCGAACGGGGCTTCGACGAGGGGCGGAACATCGACATCGATGTGACCGGCCCGGATCTCCAGAAGCTGATGGCGCTCGGAGGCAGTATCTTCATGAAGACGATGCAGGTGCTTCCCGGCGCTCAAGGGCGGCCGATCCCGGGGCTCGATCTCGATAACCCCGAGATTCGCGTCGTCACGCACCGCCGCCGTGCCGCGGAGCTCGGCCTCTCCAATCGAGAGCTCGGCTTCGCGGTAAGCGCCCTCGTGGACGGCGCCAAGGCCAGCGACTACCAGCTCGACGGGCGGGAGATCGATCTCAAGGTCGTTGGCGAAGGCCATGGCGAGCGCCGCACCCATCGGCTCGCGGAGCTACCCATCGCCACACCCGCGGGCGAGCTCGTGACTCTCGGCTCGGTCGCCGAGGTCGAAGAAGTCAACGGTCCGGTCCAGATCAACCACCGGGAGCGCGAGCGCGCGGTTACGCTTCGAATCACGCCGGCGGAAACGATGCCGCTCGAGCAAGCCATGGAGATTCTGGACGCGGAGGTCTTCGAGCCCTTGCGCCGGGACGGTGAGCTCGGGGGGCTCTACCGGGTGAGGCTGAGTGGTACCGCGGACAAGCTTTCACAGGCCGCCACCACCTTGAAGTGGGACTTCCTCCTGGCGATCGTGATTACGTACCTGTTGATGTCGGCTCTGTTCGAGAGCTTTCTCTACCCGCTGGTCATCATGGTCAGCGTGCCGCTCGCGGCCTTCGGCGGCATCCTGGGGTTAGCCGCGGTGAACCTCTTCACTCTGCAGGCGCTCGACGTCCTCACGATGCTTGGCTTCATCATCCTGGTGGGAACGGTCGTCAACAATGCGATCCTCATCGTCCACCAGTCGTTGAACCATATGCGGGAGGAGAGCATGTCTCCCGAGGATGCGATCCGCGAGGCGGTGCGAAACCGCATCCGGCCGATCTTCATGAGCGTGAGCACCTCGGTCTTCGGCATGTTGCCCCTCGTGCTCTTCCCCGGTGCGGGATCCGAGCTCTATCGTGGTCTCGGAAGCGTGGTGGTCGG is a window from the Vicinamibacteria bacterium genome containing:
- a CDS encoding efflux RND transporter permease subunit — its product is MKVIDSAIKFPTSTAVGVLLLVLFGTLALFQIPVQLTPEVQDPNITVTTIWPGASPQEIEREIVDEQEEQLKSLEGLLEMESTSSDSQGTITLTFPVGTDIDAALLRVSNRLQQVPSYPSDAEKPIITSVGFAENAVAWFMLVPTEENGYDGDISTLYDFMDETVKPALERVPGIGLANIFGGRERELQVIVDPAKLAARRIGWTELGSALERENRNYSGGDFDEGKRRYVVRTIGEYASPSEVENIVVAVRDGVPVYVRDVARAEIGFRKPAAKVFTRGQQVIAINAIRETGSNVLEVMEGLRDAVDRLNNDLLGARGLRLVQVYDETEYVESAITLVQQSLVVGGILAIVVLLLYLRSGSSTLVIAVAIPISVIGTFLMMYAFGRTVNVISLAGMAFAVGMVVDNSIVVLENIYRHRQMGKPLFSAAYDGAREVWGAVLASTLTTIAVFVPVIFIQEEVGQLFGDIALAISCAVALSLVVSITVIPSLSARILRTATSNRRAPGRFGRLLSKAGRFADLVSGMVAWINASIPRRLAIVSGFLIVAVGGSLLLMPKTEYLPVGNNNFLFGIMLPPPGYNLDEVSALRSLYEQDLKALWESEPGSPEARQQPGGGIGGFFFVTLHNQAFIGVRARDPLRTRELIPLMMSLNQKLPGAIVVVNQRSIFERGFDEGRNIDIDVTGPDLQKLMALGGSIFMKTMQVLPGAQGRPIPGLDLDNPEIRVVTHRRRAAELGLSNRELGFAVSALVDGAKASDYQLDGREIDLKVVGEGHGERRTHRLAELPIATPAGELVTLGSVAEVEEVNGPVQINHRERERAVTLRITPAETMPLEQAMEILDAEVFEPLRRDGELGGLYRVRLSGTADKLSQAATTLKWDFLLAIVITYLLMSALFESFLYPLVIMVSVPLAAFGGILGLAAVNLFTLQALDVLTMLGFIILVGTVVNNAILIVHQSLNHMREESMSPEDAIREAVRNRIRPIFMSVSTSVFGMLPLVLFPGAGSELYRGLGSVVVGGLVVSTLFTLILVPALFSLALDARSFLASRFSGWLRPAESR